Proteins encoded together in one Carassius auratus strain Wakin chromosome 32, ASM336829v1, whole genome shotgun sequence window:
- the LOC113051974 gene encoding uncharacterized protein LOC113051974 isoform X1 yields the protein MCSHSFCSTPRPPLKLCSSGTTGFTIHSMKEGLCLEDSSEGAVELKTCRLDSVLQQWKWTDHWLLVNTGTLRCLSAVHTDPVQTITCDSSQHIKWQCKAQQLIGLQNSLTLSTEKGKLRLNAGDPGTWKSLDAGDICQNKARSRRESELEADEFDFAEGPPAPRMTEAQMKFLQWYYRTEDPTTWKFGMLAFAFLGLLIGAMLMVMGMMANRNRKQIAKYKAASKVTAVKAETEELQVMVTDKVTEVKEEKTHFIPSENNSHRDREEPSFDSKASEELKPGETVETWKDGNVSTLCPEPAEEGQGEEDVHNTDVSQNSPRAIVSSETIAF from the exons ATGTGTAGTCATTCTTTCTGTTCTACCCCACGACCGCCTCTCAAACTGTGCTCTTCAG GCACAACTGGCTTTACGATCCATAGCATGAAGGAAGGTCTGTGTCTGGAGGACTCGTCTGAAGGAGCTGTTGAGTTAAAGACCTGCCGTCTGGACTCGGTCCTGCAGCAGTGGAAGTGGACAGATCACTGGCTCCTAGTAAACACAGGAACCCTGAGGTGTCTCTCCGCCGTCCACACTGACCCAGTCCAGACCATCACTTGTGATTCTAGTCAACATATCAAATGGCAGTGCAAAGCTCAACAGCTCATCGGCCTGCAAAACTCTCTGACATTGAGCACAGAGAAAGGAAAACTCAGGCTGAACGCGGGTGACCCTGGCACATGGAAATCTCTGGACGCGGGCGACATCTGCCAGAATAAAGCGA GGTCCAGAAGAGAAAGCGAGTTAGAGGCCGATGAGTTTGACTTTGCTGAAGGGCCACCTGCACCGAGAATGACAGAGGCACAGATGAAGTTTTTACAGTGGTATTACCGCACAGAGGACC CAACAACGTGGAAGTTCGGCATGCTGGCATTTGCTTTTCTGGGTCTACTGATTGGTGCTATGCTGATGGTCATGGGCATGATGGCTAATAG GAACAGGAAGCAAATAGCCAAATACAAAGCAGCCTCTAAAGTCACAGCGGTGAAAGCTGAAACGGAGGAGTTGCAGGTCATGGTCACTGATAAGGTCACAGAGGTCAAGGAGGAGAAAACCCATTTCATCCCATCCGAAAACAACAGCCATAGGGATCGGGAAGAGCCTTCATTCGACAGCAAAGCCTCAGAGGAACTGAAGCCCGGAGAAACAGTGGAGACCTGGAAGGACGGGAATGTGTCTACTTTGTGTCCCGAACCTGCAGAGGAAGGACAAGGGGAAGAGGACGTCCACAACACAGATGTGTCCCAAAACTCCCCCCGAGCAATAGTTTCATCGGAGACAATTGCATTTTAA
- the LOC113051974 gene encoding uncharacterized protein LOC113051974 isoform X2 has protein sequence MLLLWIALSLTWPGTTGFTIHSMKEGLCLEDSSEGAVELKTCRLDSVLQQWKWTDHWLLVNTGTLRCLSAVHTDPVQTITCDSSQHIKWQCKAQQLIGLQNSLTLSTEKGKLRLNAGDPGTWKSLDAGDICQNKARSRRESELEADEFDFAEGPPAPRMTEAQMKFLQWYYRTEDPTTWKFGMLAFAFLGLLIGAMLMVMGMMANRNRKQIAKYKAASKVTAVKAETEELQVMVTDKVTEVKEEKTHFIPSENNSHRDREEPSFDSKASEELKPGETVETWKDGNVSTLCPEPAEEGQGEEDVHNTDVSQNSPRAIVSSETIAF, from the exons ATGCTGCTGTTGTGGATAGCATTATCTCTCACCTGGCCTG GCACAACTGGCTTTACGATCCATAGCATGAAGGAAGGTCTGTGTCTGGAGGACTCGTCTGAAGGAGCTGTTGAGTTAAAGACCTGCCGTCTGGACTCGGTCCTGCAGCAGTGGAAGTGGACAGATCACTGGCTCCTAGTAAACACAGGAACCCTGAGGTGTCTCTCCGCCGTCCACACTGACCCAGTCCAGACCATCACTTGTGATTCTAGTCAACATATCAAATGGCAGTGCAAAGCTCAACAGCTCATCGGCCTGCAAAACTCTCTGACATTGAGCACAGAGAAAGGAAAACTCAGGCTGAACGCGGGTGACCCTGGCACATGGAAATCTCTGGACGCGGGCGACATCTGCCAGAATAAAGCGA GGTCCAGAAGAGAAAGCGAGTTAGAGGCCGATGAGTTTGACTTTGCTGAAGGGCCACCTGCACCGAGAATGACAGAGGCACAGATGAAGTTTTTACAGTGGTATTACCGCACAGAGGACC CAACAACGTGGAAGTTCGGCATGCTGGCATTTGCTTTTCTGGGTCTACTGATTGGTGCTATGCTGATGGTCATGGGCATGATGGCTAATAG GAACAGGAAGCAAATAGCCAAATACAAAGCAGCCTCTAAAGTCACAGCGGTGAAAGCTGAAACGGAGGAGTTGCAGGTCATGGTCACTGATAAGGTCACAGAGGTCAAGGAGGAGAAAACCCATTTCATCCCATCCGAAAACAACAGCCATAGGGATCGGGAAGAGCCTTCATTCGACAGCAAAGCCTCAGAGGAACTGAAGCCCGGAGAAACAGTGGAGACCTGGAAGGACGGGAATGTGTCTACTTTGTGTCCCGAACCTGCAGAGGAAGGACAAGGGGAAGAGGACGTCCACAACACAGATGTGTCCCAAAACTCCCCCCGAGCAATAGTTTCATCGGAGACAATTGCATTTTAA